TTTTCCATCATAATTCGGAAGTTGCGGCGAACTTTTTTTCTATGAGCTCATTTCATCCGTTCGCCACCCACCAAGTAATCACCAGGCAAATCGTGAAGACAGAGTTCTTGTTGAGTCTGGCAGAACAGCTCGTCCAGACGATCAATGCAGGCGAATATCTGCATATACAGGAGAAGCTGTCTGAAATCATTATTGGGCTAGAAACGATGAAGGCATTACGCGATAAATCAGAGGCAGACGCCGCAATCGATCAATGGGGCTATATGTGCCCGAGCCCGGTCCCCCTTAAAGTAGCCAGCAATATCTTCCCGAAGATTTATCCGCGCTTCAGCGAGATCATCCAGCTGATCGGTGCAAGCGGCATGGTCGCGCTGCCTACAGTTAACGACTTTCAATCACCTATTCAGCCTGATCTCGCAAAGTATTTGCAAGGGGCTGCGAAAACCGCGGAAGACCGCGTGCAGCTGTTCCGGCTTGCATGGGATTTAACAATGAGCGCATTCGGTACTAGGCAAACACAGTATGAACGCTATTTCTTTGGTGATCCTGTCAGGCTGGCTGGGAACTTATCCAAATCGTATCCAAAAGATCAGGGGCAAGATATGATTGACCGCTTACTTTCAAGATATGAATAGTCAATGAATCGGTGAGTCATCCTGTTTTCACGGCAGGATCCTGAATGAAACAACGCCCCTGTGCCATATTATCAGGTACAGGGGCGCTGTTTTATTCGGCAGGCAGTTCTTGAAAATCAATTTTGATGAATTTCCCTGTTTCAGCTGAATAGGTGACTGTCACCAGCACTGCAAACTCGCGATCATCTTCTCTTAACCATAGCCGAAATTTCTCGACACCCGTTACTCCGTGTGTATTGGTTGCTATGTGCAGATAGTCCGTGACCTCTGCCAGAGGATACTTATGCATCGTTTGCTTGACTGCCAGTCGTGACCATTTCGCATATGCGGGCGTCTCGACGGCACTGGCTGCCGCAACAGGTACATCGATATATGCCGACCCGCCTGCCATAAAAACCCCAAGCGCCATGCTCAGTTTCCGAATGATAGCGCACACCTCCCTCAGAAGTAGCATGCGCTATTTCAGACCATTCGATTCCATGCAAAAGAGTTCGTCAAATCCCGGATGCTGTCCGTATTTACTTGGTAACGGTTTGTTCTTCCTGCACACCAGGCCACATCTGCTTCGTATACGCCATGTCCCAAAACATATACTCATAACGCGTTGTATTAAGGAAGATTTCTTCCAGCCTTGCTAATTCTTCCTCCGGTTTGCCCGCCGCTGTTTCATTCATCAGGTCGAGGCACCAGTCCGCAAGCTCGCCGAATTCCTCTGACGAATACATGCGTACCCAGTCACCGTACAGCGGGTGTTCTAAAGCCCCCGGCAATTCAGCGAGCTCTTTGCCGATTTCTCGATAGCTCCACGCACACGGCAATAATGCGGCCACTACTTCAGCCAAAGATCCATTTTGACTGACGTGCAGCATATAGTGAGTGTATGCAAGAACAATGGGCGAAGGCTTGGCATTTTCCAGCTCTTCTTCCGTAATACCAAATTGGGCTGCATATTTTCGATGAAGATCCATTTCGGTAGTTAGCGTACCATTAAGCAGCGCAGCAAATTTCCCCATCATTTCCACATCTGCGGCCTTCATTGTGCCTACCGCAAATACTTTTGCATAATCGATTAAATATAAATAATCCTGCACCATATAGAAGCGGAACTTCTCCTGATCCAGTGTGCCGTTTCCAATCTCTTGAACAAATGGATGGCTATGATTCTGTCTCCAGATTGGCAATGTTTTCTCTAACAATCGCTCAGTAAACTTCATTCAGACTCTCCCCTTTTTTCTTAGTAAATGAAAAAACCACTTCTTGACCAGAAGTGGCGGAGAGACATCACTGAGCATAAGTAATAAGCCTAGCAGTGTCTGCACCACTTCCTTACGCCGGTATGAACCGGATCAAGTTAAAGGGTTAAAGCGATACGCTTCTCTCAGCTCCAAAGAGCACCCCTAGCGGTAACAATTATTTCATTTATACGTCCATTTTAGGCATAGATTGTCAGAAAGATCAAATTGTTTCAAATGATGCACTGATGAATGTGTGCGAAGTCTGGATCATTCTGCTGACATCGGGCTGCACTGATAACCTTATGCATACTGGCTTTCATCCGGCGCGATTCTCTATTCCAGATGTTCTTTCAGCTTTTTCTGCACGTCTTCTTCTATCTTTTGTACACGTTCATCTTTTAGTTTGCGTCTTGGCTTAGGATGAAACCATTCGATTTCTCCATTAATAAAAGTTCCTTTAAACTCCTCGCCCTGCACCTTTAATTTAAACACTTGAAGCGGCCGAGTTTGATTTCTGCTGATGGAGCGTTCAATCTCAATGTCTTCTGCTTCATCTCTGATCCCGTGCTCGGATAACAGTTCCAAAACTTTAGCTTCTATGGCGTTTACTTCTTCTTCGCCGACATCTTGCTTAGGATGCGGATGAAGCCACTGGATTTCACCTTCATGATAGTCACCTTTATACTTCCGGCCGTCTATAATAAGCTTAAACTGATTTCGCTCATAATGCCTGTCTTCAAAAACTTTTTCCACTTCAAAGTCGTCTACCACAAGAAACACCTCCCGAATAATGTTCATACCTTGTAAATAGTGAATTTTTCTGCTTCAAGACCCTCCTTCAGACAAAGACTTCTCGCCTGAAGATTAATTTCCCTGTCATGCCAATTAACCGGCAAATCTCTCTTGACATTAAAAAATTAAATTCCAATATATATCAGCTATAAGTAGTTGTCAAATCAATCGATGTTCTGATGTAAATCGGAAAAATTGATGACCCGATCGGCAATTTGATTAAGCAGATGATGATCATGGCTGACTACGAGCAATCCGATTTTTTTCGCTTTTGCCCACATTAAAACGGAGTGCCAAATTTGCGCCTGTGTAACAGCATCCAGCATTGTTGTCATTTCATCAGCAATTAAATAGCGGATATTTTTACTCGCAAGTGCGCGGGCCAGACAAAAACGCTGTAATTCCCCGCCTGAAAGTTCAAACGGCCAGCGGTGTAACCATTCTTCTTTAATGCCAAGCACCTCCAGAAGCCCGCTGTCCAGCCCTTCCGCCTCTTTGAACATCTTGTCCATACGCCAACGCGGATTAATCGCTTGTTCTGGATGCTGCCAAACCAGTTGAACGGGATTGACAGATGCCGGCGGGATCGGCTTTCCGCCAAGCAGCACTTGGCCATGCAGCGGCTTCTTATAGCCGCTGATAATTTGTGCCAGCGTTGACTTGCCGGATCCGCTATAACCGAAAAGACCTACTACTTCTCCTGGCTTGATCGTCAGGTTTGCGTCCTTAAAGAGCCATGCCCCATACGTATAATGATACCCTATATTCTGTATTTCAAGCATTTGAGTTTGCACGATTTCATTTTGACTGGTTGGAACGAAATTCGGCACTTTGTTTTTTTCTTCAGAAAAAGAAGACGTAAACTCATTTTGCGGTAATGCATTCCATAGTGCTCTCGTATATGGATGCTTAAGTTTTTCTCCTTTACCGGAAAAATCCGTGACATCAGCAATTTCTACTGTTCGTCCTTCACGAAAAACAGCAATTTTGTCGGCAATTTGTAACGCCACTTCAATATCATGTGTAATGAATACCATACTTTTTCCGCCGTCAGCCAATTGTTTTAACTGAGCGACCGTTTCCTGCAATGCCTTCGGGTCCAGACCAGGCGTCGGTTCATCTGCGACGATCAGTTCCGCACCGCTGATCATTGCCGTCGCGGCAAGAACTCTTCTCGCCATGCCGCCGGAGAGTTCAAATGGGTACAAACCGCCAGCTGTTTCGGACAGACACACTTCTTTAAATATAGCGCGCTGAATTTCTCGCTTTTCTTTCCCTTTCACTGCGTCTTGAACTTGTTTGCCTGTCTTCATTAAAGGATCCAAGGCATTCACCGATTGCGGAATAAGCGAAATTTCTTTGCCGCGTAATTCCTCTTGCCTCTTCTTTGTCAATGCCTGACCTTTGTAAATCATTTCACCTTCGACCACTGCATTTTTCGGAAGAATACCTAGAATCGCATTCGCCAGCAGGCTTTTCCCCGATCCGCTCGCGCCTACGATGGCAACGATTTCTCCTTGATGAATCGTTAAATTTACATTGCGGATCGCTTCTATCTTTGTTTCACGTAACCCTTTCCCTAATCGCCGAAAGGTTAAGTTAAAGTCTTTCACTTCCAGCAAGGGGATATACGCTTTTTGATGGACTGGTTGAATTGAAGTCATATTCGTTTCCCCTCATCTTTTTTGGCCGGATATAGGAATAGAGTTCCCGTCCCGGACATGTTCACTCATGGATACCCATAGACTATTTTCAATGAATCGGATTAATCAGTTTCCGCACGCTCCGCCCAAGCAAATCAAAAACACCGACGACGGCAAGCAGTGCCAGTCCCGGGAAGAATGCAAGCCACCAGTATCCCATCGACAAATAACGCATCGCTTCTGATAAAATGTTCCCTATTGCAGGCGTTTCCGTTGATAAACCAAATCCCAGAAACGTAATAGCCGCTTCATGCAAAATGGCATGCGGGAACATCAAAATAAAGCCGATCATGAGCTGGGGAAGCAAGTGGGGAAGAATATGGTGGCGGGCAGCCCATACACGCGATTTTCCCAGTTGGCGGGAGACACTTACATATTCCGCCTGTTTTATTTGCAGCACTTCCGCCCTAAGCAAGCGGGTGAGGCTCGGCCAATGCGTCAGCGCAAGACCAATGATGACCCCTTTAAATCCGCCGCCAAACGCAAATGAAATTAACAATAACGTAATCATATGCGGCACACTTAAAAAGAGGTCGGTTAACCAAGTGACAATCGAATCCGTTATGTTATTCCAATAAGAAAGCAGGCTCAGCATCAGCGCAATCAATGTGCTTGATAAAGCAGCAATTACGCCCACGCTAAAGCTTAATGACAATCCTTTTATTGTTCGCAGCAACATATCCCTGCCAAGCCAATCTGTACCGAATAAATGCGCAAGAGAAGGTGCTTCGTTTTTCATTTCCAAATTGATGCCTGAATTATCCGTATGTAGAAAAAATCCTGTTCCAATGATGACTAAAAGGAAAATCGAGGCGCTGCTAATTACTGTGATCGTTCGCAGCCTGCTATTCATGATCTGGCTACTCATTTCATGCGCCCCTCCTTCTCATCCGGGGATCAATCACTTGATATAACAAATCCGCCAGCAAATTCCCCGTAAATACAAATAGCGTACTAAATAAAACAATACCCAGCAGCAAAGGGACATCGCTGCCAAGTCCCGCCTGTACAACTGCTTGGCCAAGTCCGGGATAAGAAAATACTTGTTCCGCCAATATTGCTCCGCCAAATAATTCTCCAAACGAAGCGAAATGTAAAGATATTGCCGGAAGTGAAATATTTCTCAATCCATGACGCCACAATAATGTGAAGCCGCGCTCACCTTTGGCCTTTGCGAACCGAATATACTCGCTGTTGAGCACTTCAATAAGTTTCTGGCGCGTATGCAGGGCAACATTGGCCACTCCCGTGATGCTCAGCATCAATGCGGGTAAAAACAGATGCCGCGCACGTTCAACCAATGAAACGTCTGCCGACAGAACACCAGCCGGAGAGCCAAGGCCAACCGGAAACCAGCCAAGACTGACTGAGAAAAACATAAGCAGTAAAATGCCGATCCAAAATGCCGGTGTCGAGGCGAGACTGAAAGAATAGCCTTTGATCAGACGGTCAATCCATGTGCCTTCCTTCATCCCGGCAATAACACCCAGCAAAAAACCACCGGCACCCGATAGTGTCCAAGCGACAACCATCAAGGCCAATGAAGCCTGAAAACGCTCACTGATTACATCCGCCACTTCGCTCCTGTACAATAGGGACACACCTAACTCCCCTTGCAAAACGGCTTTTCCCCAATGCATGAATTGTTGGATTTTCGGCTCATTTATTCCCCAATACTCCGCAATATTTTCATATTGTTCCGCGCTGACCCGGGTCATATCTGCCCCAATATACGACTGAACCGGGTCGATCGGCGAAAGGCTTACGAGTGTAAAGGAGAGAATGCTTACGGCAATAAGCAAAGTTGCCAGCTTCACGGCTTTCCTGATAAAAAATAAAGCTATTTTTTTCAACCGCATTGCTATCTCTCTTTTCATTATCAATTGATTACCAATATATTCACATCTTCCATTCTGTTTCCTTACTTCCAGTGCCATTGTTCAATGAAATCTGTAATCGGCCAGCCGTGACCGTGCGGCTGAAGCTTTTGATCGCCGATATCCAAATCATCATTTACTAAGTAGATATGCTGCAGATTAACGAGCCACACCCACGGAGTATCCCCTTTAGAAGAGAAGCCTGTTTTACCGTCCCACTGGGCCTTCTGCCAGTACATATTTGCTTCTTCCTGTGTCGTTGAACGCATCGCTTTTTCCATATAGTCATCAGCTGCCGGGTTAGAGTAATAATTTACATTGTAAAAGCCTTCACCCCTCGTTTGGCTGCTGTGTATATTATACATTTCAAGCGGATCATGGCTTCCCCAGCCCATCATGACAGGATTGGAATACATGAGGTTTCCCAGATCACTCCAGCTTTTCCCCTCTGTCTTCACTTTAATACCAAGCTCTTTTATTTGTTCGGCCACCGCGATGGACAGCGATTGGCGTATCTCATCACCGGCAGGATAAAGCAGTGTGAAAGCGGCTTTCAAATGATCTTTCTCCCGTACGCCATCTTCGTTTTCTATCCAGCCAGCGTCAGTCAGCATTTTTTGGGCTTTCTCCAATTGGTTGTCTGTTACAGCCGTTTCAGGATTCCACCACGGTAAATTATCCGCGACAGAATAAGCTGGTGTACCAAAGCCATCTAAAATTCCATCTACCAATGCCTTCCGGTCAATGCCGATATCAATTGCTTTGCGGATGGTTGGATCGGCCGTCACATCATTCCCGACAGGTGCTCCATCTTTTGTATGTCCGCCTGTCTTCACGTAAGGAAATACAATGCCTCTGTTATCCACCGTATCCATTCGCTCCAGACGCATGCCTGCCACGTCCTGCTTTGCAAAACTTGGAGTAATCGCAGCTACATCGACTTCACCGGCTTTAGCCGCAGCCAGCGTTGCATCCTCCTCTAAGAAAAGAAACGTCAGCTTTTTAAATTTGGGCTGCGTTCCGTAATAATGAGGGTTACTTTCCACAATCAGCTGCTGTCCTCTGCTCCATTGCACCATTTGATAAGGGCCGGATCCAATAGGGTTCTCATTGTAGTTGTCATCATAAGCATGCTTCGGAACAATTCCTATTGTTGCAAGCCGTGTGCTAAATGTTGAATCCGGCTGTTTTAGCGTAAACTTCACTGCATAATCGCCCGAGGTCTCCACTTCGTTAAGATTGCTTAAATCAATTACAGAACCGCTG
The Sporosarcina sp. P33 genome window above contains:
- a CDS encoding DUF3889 domain-containing protein, producing MALGVFMAGGSAYIDVPVAAASAVETPAYAKWSRLAVKQTMHKYPLAEVTDYLHIATNTHGVTGVEKFRLWLREDDREFAVLVTVTYSAETGKFIKIDFQELPAE
- the tenA gene encoding thiaminase II; amino-acid sequence: MKFTERLLEKTLPIWRQNHSHPFVQEIGNGTLDQEKFRFYMVQDYLYLIDYAKVFAVGTMKAADVEMMGKFAALLNGTLTTEMDLHRKYAAQFGITEEELENAKPSPIVLAYTHYMLHVSQNGSLAEVVAALLPCAWSYREIGKELAELPGALEHPLYGDWVRMYSSEEFGELADWCLDLMNETAAGKPEEELARLEEIFLNTTRYEYMFWDMAYTKQMWPGVQEEQTVTK
- a CDS encoding HicA family toxin-antitoxin system is translated as MVDDFEVEKVFEDRHYERNQFKLIIDGRKYKGDYHEGEIQWLHPHPKQDVGEEEVNAIEAKVLELLSEHGIRDEAEDIEIERSISRNQTRPLQVFKLKVQGEEFKGTFINGEIEWFHPKPRRKLKDERVQKIEEDVQKKLKEHLE
- a CDS encoding ABC transporter ATP-binding protein — its product is MTSIQPVHQKAYIPLLEVKDFNLTFRRLGKGLRETKIEAIRNVNLTIHQGEIVAIVGASGSGKSLLANAILGILPKNAVVEGEMIYKGQALTKKRQEELRGKEISLIPQSVNALDPLMKTGKQVQDAVKGKEKREIQRAIFKEVCLSETAGGLYPFELSGGMARRVLAATAMISGAELIVADEPTPGLDPKALQETVAQLKQLADGGKSMVFITHDIEVALQIADKIAVFREGRTVEIADVTDFSGKGEKLKHPYTRALWNALPQNEFTSSFSEEKNKVPNFVPTSQNEIVQTQMLEIQNIGYHYTYGAWLFKDANLTIKPGEVVGLFGYSGSGKSTLAQIISGYKKPLHGQVLLGGKPIPPASVNPVQLVWQHPEQAINPRWRMDKMFKEAEGLDSGLLEVLGIKEEWLHRWPFELSGGELQRFCLARALASKNIRYLIADEMTTMLDAVTQAQIWHSVLMWAKAKKIGLLVVSHDHHLLNQIADRVINFSDLHQNID
- a CDS encoding ABC transporter permease, which codes for MSSQIMNSRLRTITVISSASIFLLVIIGTGFFLHTDNSGINLEMKNEAPSLAHLFGTDWLGRDMLLRTIKGLSLSFSVGVIAALSSTLIALMLSLLSYWNNITDSIVTWLTDLFLSVPHMITLLLISFAFGGGFKGVIIGLALTHWPSLTRLLRAEVLQIKQAEYVSVSRQLGKSRVWAARHHILPHLLPQLMIGFILMFPHAILHEAAITFLGFGLSTETPAIGNILSEAMRYLSMGYWWLAFFPGLALLAVVGVFDLLGRSVRKLINPIH
- a CDS encoding ABC transporter permease, with amino-acid sequence MRLKKIALFFIRKAVKLATLLIAVSILSFTLVSLSPIDPVQSYIGADMTRVSAEQYENIAEYWGINEPKIQQFMHWGKAVLQGELGVSLLYRSEVADVISERFQASLALMVVAWTLSGAGGFLLGVIAGMKEGTWIDRLIKGYSFSLASTPAFWIGILLLMFFSVSLGWFPVGLGSPAGVLSADVSLVERARHLFLPALMLSITGVANVALHTRQKLIEVLNSEYIRFAKAKGERGFTLLWRHGLRNISLPAISLHFASFGELFGGAILAEQVFSYPGLGQAVVQAGLGSDVPLLLGIVLFSTLFVFTGNLLADLLYQVIDPRMRRRGA
- a CDS encoding ABC transporter substrate-binding protein; the encoded protein is MRKLWLSGLLLFISVLGACSNNQDSSRPDEKTDRKDELILAIGGETDEGFDPTTGWGMYGSPLFQSTLLTYDKDFSIQNDLAANLEVSSDGLQYTVEIRDDVKFSDGEPLTSEDVAFTFETAKNSGSVIDLSNLNEVETSGDYAVKFTLKQPDSTFSTRLATIGIVPKHAYDDNYNENPIGSGPYQMVQWSRGQQLIVESNPHYYGTQPKFKKLTFLFLEEDATLAAAKAGEVDVAAITPSFAKQDVAGMRLERMDTVDNRGIVFPYVKTGGHTKDGAPVGNDVTADPTIRKAIDIGIDRKALVDGILDGFGTPAYSVADNLPWWNPETAVTDNQLEKAQKMLTDAGWIENEDGVREKDHLKAAFTLLYPAGDEIRQSLSIAVAEQIKELGIKVKTEGKSWSDLGNLMYSNPVMMGWGSHDPLEMYNIHSSQTRGEGFYNVNYYSNPAADDYMEKAMRSTTQEEANMYWQKAQWDGKTGFSSKGDTPWVWLVNLQHIYLVNDDLDIGDQKLQPHGHGWPITDFIEQWHWK